The genomic window GCTTTTGGATGGATATTTCCCTCACCAATCTCAACGCAGGGGAGGATAAGCTGGACAGAGCCCAACGGAGTTGTATCGGGCGAGCCATTGAAGGATAAAGAAGATTTGAGGCCACACAGCTCCAGCAGCGGAAGGATGGAGGCTGCGGCTCTGGCCCGGCTGCCGGAATATGCCTCCACCACCGCGCCTTTCAGCGGTAACGTCAGCTCTTCTCCGTGCTCATTCAGCTAATCGCTTgctaagtagtagtagtagtagtggcaGTAGGTACTATGTGATGTTATTCTTTGCCGTGGAGGTTCATTGTCCAACGAGGTAGTTATCCTGGAAAGAGAGGGCGTTGAATCATAGGGGTCTGCTAATCAGGGGTCAAGGTCGGCTGAGCTGCAGAATCAGAGTCAGTCCTCCTTTGTATTAATATAGTTCACTACTAGCAAACTGGCAAGGCACCAACTAGATTGCATCTTTGACTCAAAAGGTTAGGTGATGAGAATTTTAGGAAATTTTTGTACCGATCTAGTAGTAGTAGAATCAGCCGTTTAGTCAACTTCTAACCCAATCGGTGCTATTCCAACTGGCATGGCTACGCATGTCTACTGCCTGAAGTATGTGGTTACCGGATACTGTGGATTTTTCTACTAGTCAATCATGTGACCTCTTGGTTAACCGCACCCGTTGGTCCTAAATTTTGCAGTCAACCTCCACAAAACTAGCCATGCAAATCACAGGCGCAGTATTGCACTGCTTGCGCGAGCTCGATGGGTGCTGTATGCTATCAGACGATATGCTGAATCTTCAGAATATGACCGGTATTTATTTCGCTCGCAACCCTTTTGACCGGGACCTGCAACTTGGCTAAAGAAATCTATCACTCCAGCTTTAGCCGAGCATGACTAGCTAGCAGCTCCGGAATCCTGCTGAGAAATATCATGGAAGCACGCCTTCCTTTAGTCTGGGAAATATCTCCTCGGAGAAAGCTTGCCGCACCTTCCCAACTTTTGTACTCCTACGTACGGAAAATCGACACCGGGCGGCCGGCAGCCCACCTTTGAATTGAATTGAATTGAATTGAATTGAGGGACGCTTCCGTCTTTCAAAAGCAAAAGCGAGAAAGCGGGAGAGAGCAACCGAAAAGATCGCATAATCGTGGCAGCATACCCGTCAAATGCTCCCCGATTTCCATCAATAGTCAGAGAGGGCTACCACTTCGATTGATTTCCTGTGATTTTCTCTGCATGTACCACCACATCGCTACGTGCAGGCAAAAGATGGTCGTTGCCCCGTGCCCAGAGGCGATCGCCCAGGGCGACAGCACCGGCGGCCTCGCCGCCCGGAGTCGCGAGCTTCTTCTCCAGCTCACCTCTCACTACGAGACCACCGAGAATTCAACGCCGAGGCCCCGGGACAAAGGTCAGagtcccatccatccatccatttccATCGTGGAACGGTTCAAGATAGATAGATATCGTTACTGTTCAGTCAATCAATCATTCAATCATGGCAACAATTTTCTGCGTTGTGCAGTGTCTGATAATGACTGTATTTTGTGTGTGATGTGAGTTTTGGTTTGGCATGCAGTGTGCGGGGCGCAGGAGGCGGGCGGACATCCAGTCGGACACTTACGTGCTGCTGGAGCCCGGGATGGACGAGGAGTTCGTGTCCAAGGAGGAGCTGGAGGAGAGGCTGCGTGGGTGGCTGGAGAGGTGGCCGGGGGGCGCGCTGCCGCCGGACCTCGCCAGGTTCGACACGGTGGACGACGCCGTCTCGTACCTCGTCCGGTCGGTGTGCGAGCTCGAGGTCGACGGCGAGGTGGGCTCCGTGCAGTGGTACCAGGTCCAGATCGAATGAATTGCTAGAGCTAGCAGAACCATCCATCCAATGCTGCGTcctgcgtggctgcatgtgtatgTGGTTCTGAGTGACGAAATTTTGGGCTGAGATATATGGGGCCCTTTGGCGCCCGTGGGCCGCGAACGTGAGTACTTTCGGAGAAACTGAACCGTGTTATTATTAGACAAAAATCGTTTGCTGTTGCGTGCGGAGAGCTCGCAGTCTGTCGCAGGGCCCGACGGCCATCGAGAAACCAATAGTTTTGTTTTGATATGGACGTGGAGCCAGGGACGTTATCATAGTCCCGGAAATGAACAAACAATATTAGTAAGAACATGATTCGTGTCCATGTGAGGTCACGGCCAGGCGGTCAGCGGAAGCCGGTCAGTCCAGTGCGAAAGCTCGCCCTTCTTCCTCCGTTTTCCACAGGGCTACAGAAAACCGGAGCCTAttgtatctgtgtgtgtgtgtgtgtgtgtgtgtgtgtgtgtttctcccGTCAGAACGGAGCGGCATAGAGTGAAGGAAAGGAACACAGGGAGAGAGACCCCGGCGTCACGGCATCCGTTCCGAATTCCATTCCACGGACCATTCCGCAGTCTGTCTCGCTCCCGTCGCCCTCGCccctcgccgtcgccctcgccaCCCTCGGGTTGACTTGACTTGCCCTCCCACACCTGACCTTCCTCCCCTGCCCACTCCAATcccgtctccctctcccctcttctctactctgctcttcccctgctctctctctctctctctctctctctctctctctctctctccttttattCTGCAACCAATCTTGGGTTGCGCCGGCGGGCTCCAGTACGGCCGCCGGGGCCGGGGAAAGCGAAGCAGCAGCTCGCCAGTGCTGCGGTGAGTTCCTCATATCACCCTTCTAGCCAGGgcctttatttttcatttttcttttgggGGGAGCAGCATCCGCTTTCTTAACTTTTTTCCGGTTTAGAACTTGGGCTGGTTTGTTTTCAGAGTGGGCATCTGAACTGCCAGTTTTCAGAGTTTTAGACGGACTGGCTGTGGTTGTCCTTGGTATTGGATTTTCCTCTTCCGGTAGGAAGATCTTCACAGAAAGTGGTAACTAGTAGAGAAAACTTTGGCGTAATTCTTTTAAACTGGTAAATATGGACGAACTTATGCAGTAGTAATAACGTAGTAATCTGTAACAATAGTACTACTATCCTTTGTAGCTGTCGTTTGTTGCCGTTTTTTCTTTTGGaaagtcaccatggcccaatcggCAGTATCCTTAACTTCTGATGGAGATGCTAGCAAAAGGTGTTCTAAAAGTACTGAGGAATCAGCCGTTTTTTTGGTTTATGTGCATCAAATTAACCTAATGAATATTATTTATAGCTCAAAGTTAATAAGTTGTTTTATGTTTTCGGAACAAGAAGTGGCAGGTGGTGTTCCTGCTATATGCCTCCTTTGTGGCAACCTAATCAAATCCAACCTAGGAAATTTGCATTCATGTTTTTAACCTTTTGAAATTTGAGTAAATAAGGAGATTTGCGCGGTTAGCAACAAACTAGGGGAAAAGGAGGATAATATCACCTTTAACCGTAGGGCTGCCATGTTCTCTTGCTACCATTACTGGTAATTGTGTTATGACATCCCTGTATATATACATCAGTCGCTCGAGGTGCTCAAATGAATATTTTCGTTAATTTAGCTCCCAGTGTCTGCTTTGTTTGTTCTTTTGCATTGTCCATGTCTTGCAATACTTCTGATGATACGATCTTCACTACCTTAAGTGTTCTTCATCTGAAGCTTTTCCAAATTTGGAGTTGGACCTGATCTTTGTTATAAACATGTGAAACAGGGAAAGGAAACGCGAAGACGCTGAATATAAATCTACAGAATGATGGCTCCTGAGTTAGATAAGCAATGCTCAAACATCCAGCTGGGAGAAGAACTAGAGATATGTGATATCAAGCTTGCGCTCAAGGCATTGCGAAAGAAGATCCTTAGTTTGGATTTTCATAACTCCTTGCATGTTCATGATCCACAGAACTCATTTGAGTACTTAGAAGTGTTATACAAATTGCGGCAGCTGTCTGAGAAGTTAGGTAATTTGGACCCTGGTGGAGAAGCCAAAGAGCACAAGGAACTGACCGTGTATGCTGATGACCTTTTTGAAATGGCGATGGCGAGGCTCGAAGAGGAGTTTGTTTACCTTCTTACATACTACAAACAGCCGTTAGAACAGGAACTTCTCTCGTTCCATTCTACAGAGGATGGCAGCACGGATGAGTTTTCAAGCAGCTCATTCAGTGAGGAACAAAGTGAAGGCAAGTCAACACAAACCGGTAGCAGCGGAGGATCTGAATATTTTGTGGCTGATTTGATCCAACCTGGTGCACTCTCTGCTGTCAAGTCCATTGCCAACTTCATGTTCCTGAGTGACTACAATAACGAGTGTTGCCAAGCTTATATCAATGCACGGCAGGGTGCAATAGATGAGTTCATTGGGACTCTTCACATCGACAAGCACAGCATGGAAGAACTTATGAGCACTAAATGGAACAAACTGAGCGCATCGATAAAGCGGTGGAATCGGGCAATGAAGGCTTTTGTCCGAGTCTACCTTGCGAGCGAGAGGCGCCTTAGCAGTCTTGTCTTTGGTGACCTATCAGAAACAGCTGTAGACTTGTGCTTCTATGAGATTTCATTTAGCTCGGTCATGCAGCTTCTGAGCTTTTATGAGTCTGTAGCAATTGGACCACCTAAGCCGGAAAAGCTTTTCCGGATTCTTGATATGTATGAGGTCCTGGATGATCTGCTGCCTGAAGCAGAGTTCTTGTTCCAAGCAGGGGGCAATGATATGGTTTTAGCTGAGTATCATGAAGTCCTACTCCAGCTGGGAGAATCAGCAAGGAAAACATTTGCGGAATTCAAGTATGCCATCCAATCCTACACGTCATCCAGTGCGGTGCCTACTGGTGCAGTGCATCCCCTCACCAAGTATGTCATGAACTATATAAAGGCTGTCACTGTTTACAGCAAAACTCTTGATTCACTGCTGAAGGATGCAGATCAACAGCCTATACCAAACTCATGCACTCATTTCACGGCTACAGCATTGCATCTGCAGTCTGTTGCTGCAGTTTTAGAAGCAAATCTTGAAGCCGGGTCTAGATTGTACAGAGATTGTCGATTGCGGAACATCTTTATGATGAACAATATCTGCTACATGGTCCAGAAAGTGAAGAACTCGGATCTCAAGAGCTTTCTTGGCGACGACTGGATCCGGCTGCACAACCGGATGTTTCAGCATCAGGCGACCAACTACGAGAGGGCGTCGTGGAGTCAGGTGCTCTCTTACCTGAGTGATGATGGTCTATGTGCCGCCGGAGGTGCCGCTTCTCGTAAAATCATCAGGGAGAAGTTCAAAAACTTCAACCTGTCCTTTGAAGATGTTTATCGAGTTCAGACTGCATGGTCTGTCCCTGATGACCAACTCCGCGAAGATGTCAGGATTTCCATATCACTGAAAGTCATACAGGCTTACAGGACATTTGTGGGAAGATACTCTGCCTTCCTTGATGGCACCAAGCAGAGAGATCGCTACATAAAGTACAGGCCTGAGGATCTGGAGGAACTTTTGCTGGATCTGTTTGAAGGAACTCAAAAGTCATTGCAGCATTCTGTCCGAGCTTGAAGCTGAAAGCACAGTTCTTCGAGGGATAACGCGGTGGTTGTAATTTTGCTTTGTACCAATTAAAAGAATTTTATTGCTTGTTTTGTTGTATTGTTGTCCATGCTCAAAAGAATATATTTTTGGATGCCTTGTGTTTGCAGAAGTGTATCAGTTCCTTCATGGCAGCCATGGTGCTTAAAGTGCTTCATGTACTATATATGTAACCGAAGTACAGATGATGCTTAGATGTAGGTAGCAATACGTTTTTTGCCAAAACATTTTTAACAAAAAGCCTGTATAGTCTCTGAACACCACTCGGTTACTGATTTAGTAATCTTCCACACACGGGTGGAAGGGTATGTTTTTCCTAAGAACTAGACAAACCTATTCTGGTTTCCGTATGGGTACGCCCACTTGTCGCCTCCAAGTGTGCAAACTATTACATGAAGAAAATATAAATGAGCTACTAAACATGGTTTCTAGCTGCCGCCTGCGCATCCAACAACACCCCTAATTAACGGGCTTGCTAAAAGTCAGTCGAATGAGATTTAATCAAGTCTCAGTTGATTGCATAGCCGTTAGATCTTAGCATGGAGATTCGTGCGGGACTGAGCACTGTCCAACAGACCTTGCAGCATTTTGTCCCTACGTTTGCAACATATCTTGCTACCAGTTGCAGCATGCATCTTGCTGGTTGTAGGGTAGGCCCTGACAAAATCCTTTCTTAAACGAGAACTTTATACATCTGGTGTCCGGTTTATCACCATCTCACGTGAATGCACTCGTTGTCATTGGAAGAACACAACAGACCTTGAAGCAGTACATGAGACATATAAGCTTCGCGGAATTGTTCGTTGGAACTGCACATTGACGTGAACGAAAACCTGCACAACTTATCTCTCACTCCCAGTTTCCATCTCACTCACTTCTCCTCTCATCTCTCTCCCAGTTCCCCATTGATGGAGTCAAATCCAGCAGATCTCGGGTGGGGGTCCGAACAGGCAGCCTTGGTGCGATGGTGAAAGGAGACAcaaggatttacccaggttcgggttcTCTCGAAGAGCTAACAACCTACGTCCTTCTTTGATTGTATTGATTTCGGAGGAGTACAGATTATAGGTTGATCTACCGGGAGATCGCTGTGTGACTAGAATATGATCCGCCGACTAGCCTAGCCTTGGTTTATATAAGAATACCGGAGGCCTAGGTTAACAGGAGCTCTAGTCGGTTATGTTAGTGGAGAGGAGTCCTCCACGGATCATGAGTCCTTGTCTTAAACGCCAAGGCTtcttgattcttccttgtatgcgtcaTGGGCCTTCTGGTCCCTTGACGAACCGTCATGAGGGTCCTTGGCCCGGCCTACTGTCTGGGAGACGACGTGGTGGATGACCCCTAATTCAGGACACCATCACCCATCTCAATCACCTCTCAGGCGACAACGGGGCTGCACCGACGGGAGACGAGGTTGAGGCGGGTTGCACGGGCGGGGCCATCGACGAGGACAAGCACCCCTCCTCCCCTCTCAAGCCACTGGCCATACACGGGGCATGCATGGTGGACCTCGTCCTGTGTTGCTCCTCCATTCACCACTGCTTTTCGTCGATGGGTCGGTGCCCTCACCACTTGATCTGCTGGGGTGGTGCGTCGGAGGAGGTGTTGCCTCTCACGGAGGCGGTGCTGTCGAAGGAGAAGTTGTTGGTCGCGAGGTGACGGTGCCAGAGAAGGTGCTGCTACTACGTGGAGGTAGTGCGCTAGAGGAGGAGTTGCTACTGCTTGTGTAGGCGACACTGTCGAAGGAGGTAATGCTACTACACAAAGGCGACAGACTAGAGGAGGAGCCTCTGCTACTCGCAGAAGCGACATGTCGTGCAACACACCTTCCCTGCTGTTATTGTCGGCTCGCGACAGTACGTACGTCAGGCCACTGCATTCGGTACCAATTTGGTGAGGGCCAAAATTGCGATTTCGTTTCCTTTGCTAGTTTGCGATCGATGGATCGAATCGACCAGCAAATTCATGTCGATCCTTACCAATATTTTCAAAATCTAGATCGAACTAAGTTTATCCAGTAACTAATATTGCGCATATGCGACTGAAAATTAGTAACTAGCTACATGTAACAATTTTCTTTGTCGCGTCAGATTGCCAATTGaattgctcgaggacaagcaatagctaagcttggggaagctgatacgtctcaaatgtatctaaTTTTGAGAGCTCTTTTGCTATGGTTTTAtcctctaaattgcatgattttgATAAAACTAACctagactaacgttgttttcagcataattaCCCCTTAGTGttaatttttgtgcagaaataaagtttTCCGGATCGAGCccaaaattttattgaattttttctggAAGAAGAGAGCCATAGAGCCAGAAGGACACccggaggcggccacgaggtgggCACACGCCCCCATCATGCACCTGCCCTAGGGAGGCACACATGCCTACTGTGTGGGGGCCTCGGGCACCGCCATATGCTCTTCTTTGGCTATAAAATCACCCTGACTTAAAACACATGCATTTTTTGAGTAGTTTTCGTGGTACAGAGCTGCCGCCACCTTCGTTCTTCGTTCGAAGAGCTAATCTAGAGGTTGTTCTGGGACTtcagagaggggaattcgtcgccatcagtaacctcttcttcatcaccaccatcatgaTCTCCTCTCTCATGTGTGAGTAATATCGATGTACGCACATGGGGGTGGCTGGAATTGGATGAGATTTTCTATGTAATAGATGCGAGATTTGTTAGTTTGATCCCTAGTTCCCTCTATGTTATAAGATTgattttgctatgactttgctattcttaatgcttgtcattagagctctgggtaccatgatttcagatctgtactttttatgttttcatgaatatttgTGTGTTTTGGATCTtatatgcaagttatatgcacccgTTATAGTTCTGGACCCTAGACGTTGAAGTGAGAATAATCAGGGTATCGACAAGGATGACTATGATTTGAGGATTACCTATATTCATTGACTGTTAATGCTTTATTCTAGTACTTTGTAAAAGGAGTACCTTAATTGCCTGCAATTTTCATCAGGGTCCTGCTAAAATggacagtgataacccacaagtataggggatgaatTGTAGTTTTTTtctataaataagagtgtcaaaccgaaCAAGGAGCTAACGATaggatttatattcccttcaagttttatcgaccactgatacaactctatgcacacttaacatttgctttacctagaacaagtatgaaactattttgtaggtgataGGATATATTTTGTAGGTGATAGGatagtttgcaagaataaaactaggtgTACttagcaagaataaaactacgagtaatttgcaagataataaatttaattgtttagtagagagatttttgtaacacaagagaagtattttgtccctaggcaatcgataactagtccggtaatcattattgtaattttatatgagggagaggcacgagctaacatactttccgtacttggatcatatgcacttatgattggaactctagcaagcatatgcaactaccaaagatcattaaggtaaaactgaaccatagcattaagtatcaagtcctctttactctcaTATGTAACAACCCCCTtataagcttctatcactctcgccacccactataaacgaattatgaacgtattgcaacactctacaacgggaatcccacacacttgcatgacacggagggcaccataggacatcaccaaaacaaaacatacaactcaaaccaatcacgatcattaaTCAATCCGTACGACAAAACGAATTTACTCAAATATCATAGGATGGAcatacatcattggataataatatatagcattaagcaccatgtttaagtagatattacagttgGGAGAATAGGTGTTACACCACcgtagagggggagagagttggtgatgacggcagcgaagttgttggtgtagatcgccatcaTGATGATTGCCCCGGTGGTGTTCCGGCACCACcatgagagagggggggggggagatccccctccgtcttcttcttccttggcctcccccatagatgggaggagagtcccccctctggtccatggtctccatggcggcggagggacaTGAGCCCCTCCTAGATTCTCTTTGTTCTCTTTTGTTTCGTGTTCATGTTTTCTGGTCTaaaaccgtttcttaaattcccagagattagtaacttcgattgggctgaaaCTTTAACATGTTTTTTTTCTGGATACTATCTTTCTTGCTGTGAAagggtagtgtcggtgtcaaaaccggcggatctcaggtagggggtcctgaactgtgcgtctaaggctaatggtaataggaggcgggggacacgatgtttacccaggttcgggccctctctatggaggtaataccctacttcctgcttgattgatcttgatgatatgagtattacaagagttgatctaccacgggatcttagaggctaaccctagaagctagcctatgattatgattgtcgttgtcctacggactaaaccctcctgtttatatagacaccaaagggggctagggttacacagagtcggataAAGAGAAGGGAATcaacatatccgaattgccaagcttgccttccacgcaaaggagagtcccacccggacacgggacgaagtcttcaatcttgtatcttcatagtccatcagtccggcataagcatatagtccggctgtccgaggaccccctaatccaggactcccttagtagcccctgaaccaggcttcaatgacgatgagtccggcgtgcagattgtcttcggcattgcaagacaagttccttctccaaatactccaaagttgattttgaacacaaaaattgtgttcggctctgtaaaataaattccacataccaccgtagagagtacaatattccacgagtctaatctgctgacaacttttccatagcgtgacatcacgccgtggcccggtcattattcaaaccattttctcaacctgctactacacatcttgcgaggcagttttattggcacgtcttgtcgaagcagagatcgtttccccttatcacgggattctcatcaatacgggcgtcggtaacccaaccgtgccattagcacgacgcttggggaataagtgagtttctagggcaagtggggaggcacatgacctctgccgcctttataaagagataagtgtcgtggaatagtcacgttagatgtcctcgtgaaaggacttagttgtggagccatcgcaactaggaagcttgaaggggttaaatcgggacaagagacacaagagggtttatactagttcggccccttacggtgaaggtaaggcctacgtctagttgggttggtattgacgtctcgatgaccagggagcgagatacgctatgcccggatctcgatgagttgtttcttgccctaagccgccagcaggtcgtccccttatatacaagggttgacgccctgtggcttatagagtcccggccggcttataaacagagtccggctcggtgaccagttaaatctaccttacgttacaagtcatgccatcatggcggtttactacaatgggcTTAAGCCGCCCGTGGGCCtcaagccctttattgaaccgccatcttcatgcttggccttGGGATTCCTCTGATGAATCCTCTTTGcgtaactcggcccctcctgggcggcttacacaaatagtcacatccccaacaataaggattccccttttttcacccacgccttcttcttcctctgctcatccattctcgagctcgaacgctcaagccttcaccttctccgcaaaaaCATCCCgaacatgtctggagcaggaggcaagtggatggcctcctccgttaagaaggagggcatcaagaagcttcgggaggccggatacttgtccaaagacattgTGCATCGGCTTCTagccgaagggcagatcatccctaccccaaaACCCCAGGAAAGGGAAGTTTTCctctcccacttcgtccgcgggctgggattccccctccacccgttcgtccgcggactaatgttctactacgggctggacttccatgatttgtcccccaactccatcctcaacatcttgacgtttatcgtcgtgtgcaaggccttcctccgcatcacaccTCACTtaggcctatggctgaagaccttcaacgtgaagccaaaggtggtgagcggccaacaagcggagtgcggaggcgccatggtgggaatgatgcccaatgtcacctggcccgaaggctcctttgtggaggcTGTGAAGGGGTGACAATCAGGGtgattctacatcaccgagccgtgcgatgccaactgggcggcgaccctcgaattccgatccagcgtccccatgcggctcacctcctggcaagagaagggcgtaGCCTGGGGCTCAGCGGAAGAACTGATCGGACTTCCGACATGTGtccaaaatatgataagcaagaaaatcaagctcgtcaacgtggtccaagttatgctcctccgccggattcttccgtgtcagagacagatttgcaatctgtgggagttcgacccggccgaacaccagatgctacgagagctcttcggcacaacgcacgaagacgtctggaaggtgctcttcaaggccaacgaggtaccaccgcccataaCCGAAGATCACGGGCTCAACGCAAAACACcgagccaatccggtaagttttcataTTTGCAAGATATTCCCTTTACTAGCACATCCGCgagaggaatctaagcctccatgccaatcttacaggcctgggtagcgatagcggagcagattaaTTGTCCGACtccactacctgaagatccagaatcgcctcttataacgaagatgctatttccggcgccctatgaggtgccggagaataaggccaagaagacggccgcggggaccagagatggtctccggcgcaaggttgcaccggacatgacgtccgaagacactgagacgcactcctccaccgaagacgacgaggaggaggaggaaatccatCCCCCCTActgggggaagaaagaagaggaaggccgccactCATGGGGAGACCaaggtgtccaagaagggaaaaaccttccTTCTGGGCCATTCCACCATAGCCACCAACAACGGCgaggagtgggaacccagggtcaagcccctggctaagtcgtaagtatccggacacaataGTATTTCCGGTATGTTCGCTTTATCGCTTCTTAACGTGCCAGACGTGCACCTGCAGTCCGGCCAAATCCaacatcgagatatcctcctcttcAGAGGGATCGCTGGACCCGTTGGCGATGAACAACGATTCTCTTCCGACAGCCTCCTTCCCCAAggccgcggacgacaccgaggtgttgtctcgaaggataccaggccaaggggagacagttctagAGACGCCTCCAGGCGAAACCCcagtcgccggacacatggggggaaagacccccaCGGACTCCAATAATGGGGGCCGCAGCCAGTTTGGCCCCTAGCGGAATACGGCTCCGAAAAcccaagtggttccggattcaggcaggcaaccTCTCCCTAAGGGGGGAGCCGcctgtaccgatgacctctgtccatccagaggcaccgaatAGCTTGTTGGAAatgcttcacagcgcttccatttatgaagaacaccgtactc from Triticum aestivum cultivar Chinese Spring chromosome 3B, IWGSC CS RefSeq v2.1, whole genome shotgun sequence includes these protein-coding regions:
- the LOC123070867 gene encoding exocyst complex component EXO70E2, with protein sequence MMAPELDKQCSNIQLGEELEICDIKLALKALRKKILSLDFHNSLHVHDPQNSFEYLEVLYKLRQLSEKLGNLDPGGEAKEHKELTVYADDLFEMAMARLEEEFVYLLTYYKQPLEQELLSFHSTEDGSTDEFSSSSFSEEQSEGKSTQTGSSGGSEYFVADLIQPGALSAVKSIANFMFLSDYNNECCQAYINARQGAIDEFIGTLHIDKHSMEELMSTKWNKLSASIKRWNRAMKAFVRVYLASERRLSSLVFGDLSETAVDLCFYEISFSSVMQLLSFYESVAIGPPKPEKLFRILDMYEVLDDLLPEAEFLFQAGGNDMVLAEYHEVLLQLGESARKTFAEFKYAIQSYTSSSAVPTGAVHPLTKYVMNYIKAVTVYSKTLDSLLKDADQQPIPNSCTHFTATALHLQSVAAVLEANLEAGSRLYRDCRLRNIFMMNNICYMVQKVKNSDLKSFLGDDWIRLHNRMFQHQATNYERASWSQVLSYLSDDGLCAAGGAASRKIIREKFKNFNLSFEDVYRVQTAWSVPDDQLREDVRISISLKVIQAYRTFVGRYSAFLDGTKQRDRYIKYRPEDLEELLLDLFEGTQKSLQHSVRA